In bacterium, a single genomic region encodes these proteins:
- the glyS gene encoding glycine--tRNA ligase subunit beta, whose translation MPDLLIEIGVEEIPADVIVPALEQMRMALAEGLTALRLEHGAVSIYGTPRRLAALVAGVAERQPDEVKEVKGPPASAAFDAEGKPTKAAQGFAAKNGLSVDQLRVEETDKGSFVYATVSGQGRPAAEVIPGLLESMMTGFVFPKTLKWGDREERFARPVRWLVALLGDEVLDWEFARVKAGRTTRGHRFLGSDHVPISSPAAYLETLRAQHVIADHHERREMIRDRAVAAAAAVGGNPRLDEDLLEENNFLVEWPSCLLGSYPERFLALPESVPVTVMQKHQRYFPVQDEAGRLLPHFIITRNGEGQGEDNIRRGNEKVIVPRLEDAEFYLTEDLKTPLPDRLEALKRVTFMESLGTLHDKTERIVQLVIWLGRQLGMPANERDIAVRAALLSKCDQVTLMVGDGKLAALQGVIGGHYAGLAGERPEVCQALAEQYLPVRPDDPVPATMAGKLLALADKMDNLAAAFSLGMIPRGTRDPQGLRRQAQAVLAILQAGDMHVPLGALVAESVGLVPEPDPLPKGALSPADAATALMDFVAGRIEATLQDAGLPYDTVRAALGGAWNDPVEIMQRAQALQRIREDAADFEAQVDTATRPANIWRNTDLPAGVAVKPALFEHETERAFWTAFTAACDRVEALQQAETTDYAAVWQAITALREPIETLFEAVMINADDPDLRNNRLAMMRELDTLYLQLADFREIVQ comes from the coding sequence ATGCCTGATCTACTCATCGAGATTGGTGTCGAGGAAATCCCCGCGGACGTCATCGTGCCGGCGCTGGAGCAGATGCGCATGGCCCTGGCCGAGGGCCTTACCGCCCTGCGTCTGGAGCATGGCGCGGTCAGCATCTATGGCACGCCGCGCCGTCTGGCCGCGCTCGTGGCGGGCGTGGCGGAGCGCCAGCCGGACGAAGTCAAGGAGGTCAAGGGCCCGCCGGCGTCGGCGGCTTTCGACGCCGAGGGTAAGCCCACCAAGGCCGCGCAGGGCTTCGCCGCCAAGAACGGCCTGAGCGTGGATCAACTGCGTGTGGAGGAGACCGACAAGGGCTCCTTCGTCTACGCCACCGTGTCCGGGCAGGGCCGCCCGGCCGCCGAGGTGATCCCCGGACTGCTCGAGAGCATGATGACGGGTTTCGTCTTCCCCAAGACGCTCAAGTGGGGCGACCGCGAGGAGCGGTTTGCGCGGCCCGTGCGCTGGTTGGTGGCGCTGCTGGGGGACGAGGTGCTCGACTGGGAGTTCGCCCGCGTCAAGGCCGGGCGTACCACGCGCGGCCATCGCTTCCTGGGGTCGGACCATGTGCCGATTAGCAGCCCTGCGGCCTATCTGGAGACCCTCCGGGCACAGCACGTGATCGCCGACCATCACGAGCGCCGCGAGATGATCCGCGACCGCGCCGTGGCGGCAGCGGCGGCCGTGGGCGGCAACCCGCGCCTGGATGAGGACCTGCTGGAGGAGAACAACTTCCTCGTCGAGTGGCCGTCATGCCTCCTCGGCAGCTACCCCGAGCGCTTCCTGGCGCTGCCCGAGTCCGTGCCGGTGACCGTGATGCAGAAGCATCAGCGGTACTTCCCGGTGCAGGACGAGGCGGGGCGCCTGCTCCCGCACTTCATCATCACCCGCAACGGCGAGGGCCAGGGCGAGGACAACATCCGCCGCGGCAACGAGAAGGTCATCGTGCCGCGCCTGGAGGACGCCGAGTTCTACCTGACGGAGGACCTCAAGACGCCTCTGCCCGACCGGCTGGAGGCGCTCAAGCGCGTCACGTTCATGGAGTCGCTCGGCACGCTGCACGATAAGACCGAACGGATCGTGCAGCTTGTGATCTGGCTGGGGCGGCAGCTTGGCATGCCGGCCAACGAGCGCGACATCGCCGTCCGGGCGGCCCTGCTGTCCAAGTGCGACCAGGTGACGTTGATGGTCGGCGACGGCAAGCTGGCGGCCCTGCAGGGGGTCATCGGCGGACACTACGCGGGTCTGGCCGGGGAGCGGCCGGAAGTCTGTCAGGCGCTGGCGGAGCAGTACCTGCCCGTGCGGCCGGACGACCCCGTGCCGGCGACGATGGCGGGCAAGCTGCTGGCCCTGGCCGACAAGATGGACAACCTCGCGGCTGCGTTCTCGCTGGGAATGATCCCCCGGGGCACGCGCGATCCGCAGGGCCTGCGGCGCCAGGCGCAGGCGGTGCTGGCCATCCTGCAGGCCGGCGATATGCACGTGCCACTGGGCGCCCTGGTGGCCGAGTCCGTGGGGCTGGTACCCGAGCCCGATCCTCTGCCGAAGGGGGCGTTGTCGCCGGCTGACGCGGCCACTGCCCTGATGGACTTCGTGGCCGGGCGCATCGAGGCCACACTACAGGACGCGGGCCTGCCGTACGACACGGTTCGAGCCGCGCTGGGTGGCGCGTGGAACGACCCGGTGGAGATCATGCAGCGGGCGCAGGCACTGCAGCGGATCCGCGAGGATGCCGCCGACTTTGAGGCGCAGGTGGACACGGCTACGCGCCCCGCGAATATCTGGCGCAACACCGACCTGCCCGCTGGGGTAGCGGTGAAGCCGGCGCTGTTCGAGCACGAGACGGAAAGGGCCTTCTGGACGGCGTTCACGGCGGCGTGCGATCGGGTAGAGGCATTGCAGCAGGCCGAGACGACCGACTACGCGGCGGTCTGGCAGGCCATCACAGCCCTGCGCGAGCCGATCGAGACGCTGTTCGAGGCGGTCATGATCAACGCCGACGATCCCGACCTGCGCAACAACCGCCTCGCGATGATGCGCGAGCTGGACACGCTGTATCTGCAACTCGCCGACTTCCGCGAGATCGTGCAGTAG
- the pckA gene encoding phosphoenolpyruvate carboxykinase (ATP) produces the protein MTDQFCDFDHPKRHGLEHHGFKNVGNVYWTPTTPTLYEQVVRRREGILCHLGPIAVRTGHHTGRSPDDKFIVKEPTSEDHVWWGDVNKPFEQERFNALYQRLMAYVQGRDLFVQDCFVGADPQYSMPIRVITENAWQSLFTRNMFIQIKDRAKLDEHRPEFRVLAFPHFHALPELDKTNSEAFIIVDFGQKTVMIGGTSYAGEIKKSVFTILNYYLPQQEVLSMHCSANMGRTGDVALFFGLSGTGKTTLSADVERRLIGDDEHGWSDNGIFNFEGGCYAKVINLSREAEPEIYECTRRFGTILENVMVDNETRRVDLDDATLTENTRAGYPISHLPNAIREGRGPHPKNIVLLTCDAFGVLPAISKLTTEQAMYQFLSGYTARVAGTESGMGSEPKATFSACFGAPFMALPPTFYTQMFGDRVRKHNVKCWLVNTGWQGGSAASGAKRISIQHTRALVRAALSGALDDVPTVRDPLFGVEVPTECPGVPPEVLRPREQWADAAAYDVQAATLVGLFQKNMDKFRGQVADEIIAAGPQQRS, from the coding sequence ATGACCGACCAGTTCTGCGACTTCGACCACCCCAAGCGCCATGGTTTGGAGCATCACGGCTTCAAGAACGTCGGCAACGTCTACTGGACGCCCACCACCCCGACCCTCTATGAACAGGTCGTGCGACGCCGTGAGGGCATCCTGTGCCACCTCGGCCCCATCGCTGTCCGCACCGGCCACCACACCGGCCGCTCCCCTGACGACAAGTTCATCGTCAAGGAGCCGACCAGCGAAGACCACGTCTGGTGGGGCGATGTCAACAAACCCTTCGAGCAGGAGCGCTTCAACGCCCTCTACCAGCGCCTGATGGCCTACGTCCAGGGCCGCGACCTGTTCGTCCAGGACTGCTTCGTGGGCGCAGACCCGCAGTACAGCATGCCCATCCGCGTCATCACCGAGAACGCCTGGCAGAGCCTGTTCACCCGCAACATGTTCATCCAGATCAAGGACCGGGCCAAGCTCGACGAGCATCGCCCTGAGTTCCGCGTCCTGGCCTTCCCGCACTTCCACGCGCTTCCCGAACTCGACAAGACCAACTCCGAGGCCTTCATCATTGTAGACTTCGGCCAAAAGACAGTCATGATCGGCGGCACCTCGTACGCCGGGGAGATCAAGAAGTCGGTCTTCACGATCCTGAACTACTACCTGCCGCAACAGGAAGTCCTGTCCATGCACTGCTCGGCCAACATGGGCCGCACCGGCGACGTGGCCCTGTTCTTCGGCCTGTCGGGGACGGGCAAGACGACCCTGTCGGCCGATGTCGAGCGCCGCCTGATCGGTGACGACGAGCATGGCTGGAGCGACAACGGGATCTTCAACTTCGAGGGCGGCTGCTACGCCAAGGTCATCAACCTCTCGCGCGAAGCCGAGCCGGAGATCTATGAGTGCACCCGCCGCTTCGGCACCATCCTCGAGAATGTGATGGTGGACAACGAGACGCGGCGCGTGGACCTCGACGATGCAACTCTGACGGAGAACACGCGAGCCGGCTACCCGATCAGCCACCTGCCCAACGCCATCCGCGAGGGGCGCGGCCCGCACCCCAAGAACATTGTGCTGCTCACCTGCGATGCCTTCGGCGTGCTGCCGGCCATCTCCAAGCTCACGACCGAGCAGGCCATGTACCAGTTCCTGTCGGGCTACACGGCACGCGTGGCCGGCACCGAGAGCGGCATGGGCAGCGAACCGAAGGCCACGTTCAGCGCCTGCTTTGGCGCGCCCTTCATGGCCCTGCCGCCGACCTTCTATACCCAGATGTTCGGCGACCGCGTGCGCAAGCACAACGTGAAGTGCTGGCTGGTCAACACGGGCTGGCAGGGCGGCTCCGCCGCCTCCGGCGCCAAGCGCATCTCGATCCAGCACACCCGGGCGCTGGTCCGGGCGGCGCTCTCCGGCGCGCTCGACGATGTCCCGACGGTGCGCGATCCCCTCTTCGGGGTCGAGGTGCCGACCGAGTGCCCTGGCGTCCCGCCCGAGGTTCTGCGGCCCCGCGAGCAGTGGGCTGATGCGGCCGCCTACGACGTCCAGGCTGCGACACTGGTCGGGCTGTTCCAGAAGAACATGGACAAGTTCAGGGGGCAGGTAGCGGACGAGATCATCGCCGCCGGGCCGCAGCAGCGGTCCTAG
- a CDS encoding Gfo/Idh/MocA family oxidoreductase, protein MANYRSLLVGCGARATEHADVYRDIPNMDLVACCDLLPERVEHYKQTYGIPEGYTDLHEALDKVKPDVVHFVTHPAHRVWEAQTAADAGVKACIIEKPVAVLPSDVTGLDGVHNSTGMEIITNTQRSYFPQFNDGTISDIVQSKLGEVYMVHCGAKGNSMSMGPHMMDLLLLFLGRPTPLSVWAMGYEIWESQEGKPDYRDTHRSPEHLLAEYWLPCDWQQSPNVRVIFECGEDVVGTPNEQSFWMHLHFDFLGSKGRLYLTQNKGYWYQTEGMAEPVHGESSWDKQGRWGQRDFTAAVADHLDGKALHHNRWETGRVVVQSLLGAQQSIYENTKIDFPLNFNDAQWHALRARLLAEQKAREAKA, encoded by the coding sequence ATGGCCAACTACCGTTCACTACTCGTAGGCTGCGGCGCGCGCGCGACCGAGCACGCCGACGTCTACCGCGACATCCCCAACATGGACCTGGTCGCTTGCTGCGATTTGCTGCCTGAACGGGTCGAGCACTACAAGCAGACCTACGGCATCCCCGAGGGCTACACGGACCTGCACGAGGCGCTGGACAAGGTGAAGCCCGACGTGGTGCACTTCGTGACCCACCCGGCCCATCGCGTCTGGGAAGCGCAGACGGCCGCCGACGCCGGCGTCAAGGCCTGCATCATCGAGAAGCCGGTCGCCGTGCTGCCCTCCGATGTCACCGGGCTGGATGGGGTGCACAACAGCACCGGCATGGAGATCATCACCAACACCCAGCGCAGCTACTTCCCGCAGTTCAACGATGGCACCATCAGCGACATCGTGCAAAGCAAGCTGGGCGAGGTCTACATGGTGCATTGCGGGGCCAAGGGCAACTCGATGTCCATGGGGCCGCACATGATGGACCTGCTGCTGCTGTTCCTGGGCCGGCCGACGCCGCTGTCGGTGTGGGCGATGGGCTACGAGATCTGGGAGTCGCAGGAGGGCAAGCCGGACTACCGTGACACCCACCGCTCCCCCGAGCACCTGCTGGCCGAGTACTGGCTGCCGTGCGACTGGCAACAGTCGCCCAACGTCCGGGTCATCTTCGAGTGCGGCGAGGACGTCGTGGGCACACCCAATGAGCAGAGCTTCTGGATGCACCTGCACTTCGACTTCCTGGGCTCCAAGGGCCGCCTGTACCTGACCCAGAACAAGGGCTACTGGTACCAAACCGAGGGCATGGCCGAGCCCGTCCACGGCGAGAGCAGTTGGGACAAGCAGGGCCGGTGGGGCCAGCGCGACTTCACGGCGGCCGTGGCGGACCACCTGGACGGCAAGGCGCTCCACCACAACCGCTGGGAGACGGGGCGCGTGGTCGTCCAGTCGCTGCTAGGCGCCCAACAGTCCATCTATGAGAACACGAAGATTGACTTCCCGCTGAACTTCAACGACGCGCAGTGGCACGCCCTGCGCGCGCGTCTGCTGGCCGAACAGAAGGCCCGCGAGGCGAAGGCGTAG
- the glyQ gene encoding glycine--tRNA ligase subunit alpha: MTFQQIIKHLDDFWAQRGCIIAQPYDVEVGAGTMTPDTFLRALGPEPWNVAYVQGCRRPDDGRYGENPNRFQKHLQYQVILKPSPDGIQETYLDSLCSLGLDPLQHDFRFVEDDWEAPTLGASGVGWEVWLDGMEITQFTYFQKAGGMVCSPVAVELTYGIERLAMYMQDVDHYRDLKWNDTIKFGELRREEERQFSVYNFEVANIDMLWELFRLYEAEVERLLELGLQLPAYDYVLKCSHTFNLLDSRGAVSITERPAMIGRIRNLAGAVAKAHVAQREALGYPLLAQ; the protein is encoded by the coding sequence ATGACTTTCCAGCAGATCATCAAGCATCTCGACGACTTCTGGGCCCAGCGCGGCTGCATCATCGCCCAGCCCTATGACGTGGAGGTCGGCGCCGGGACCATGACGCCCGACACCTTCCTGCGCGCCCTGGGGCCCGAGCCCTGGAACGTCGCCTACGTGCAGGGCTGCCGCCGGCCGGACGACGGGCGCTATGGCGAGAACCCCAACCGCTTCCAGAAGCACTTGCAGTACCAGGTCATTCTGAAGCCCTCGCCCGACGGCATTCAGGAGACATACCTGGACAGCCTGTGCTCTCTGGGCCTCGACCCGCTGCAGCACGACTTCCGCTTCGTGGAAGATGACTGGGAGGCCCCGACGTTGGGCGCCTCGGGCGTCGGCTGGGAGGTCTGGCTCGACGGCATGGAGATCACGCAGTTCACGTACTTCCAGAAGGCCGGGGGCATGGTCTGCAGCCCCGTCGCCGTGGAGCTGACCTACGGCATCGAGCGGTTGGCGATGTACATGCAGGATGTGGACCACTACCGCGACCTGAAGTGGAACGACACGATCAAGTTCGGCGAGCTGCGGCGTGAGGAAGAGCGCCAGTTCTCCGTCTACAACTTCGAGGTTGCCAACATTGACATGCTCTGGGAGCTGTTCCGGCTCTACGAGGCCGAAGTCGAGCGCCTGCTGGAACTCGGCCTGCAGCTTCCGGCGTACGACTATGTGCTCAAGTGTTCGCACACGTTCAACCTGCTCGACTCGCGCGGGGCGGTCAGCATCACCGAGCGCCCGGCGATGATCGGCCGCATCCGTAACCTGGCGGGCGCGGTGGCCAAGGCCCATGTCGCCCAGCGCGAAGCGTTGGGGTACCCGCTGCTCGCCCAGTAG
- the sigH gene encoding RNA polymerase sporulation sigma factor SigH, whose protein sequence is MVNAAEFFREAGTRLVGHSQDPLSDEELVRRAQETRDVEATEYLLYKYRNLVRAKVKSYFLVGAERDDLLQIGMIGLWEAITDYRADRHTSFACFAKVCIQRQMISAIKAATRQKQAPLNSSVSLEAPPSGDSEDRALSEVLTCKPEVDPETIVLGKEGERLLQETLREELSPFEWRVLTEYRTGKSYREMAEKLDCKVKSIDNALSRIRRKLPQVAPEQVQRLRAHTA, encoded by the coding sequence ATGGTTAATGCTGCGGAATTCTTTCGCGAAGCCGGAACCCGTTTGGTGGGCCATTCGCAGGATCCGCTGTCGGATGAGGAGCTCGTGAGGCGCGCGCAGGAAACGCGTGACGTCGAAGCGACAGAGTACCTACTGTACAAATACCGCAACCTAGTCCGCGCCAAGGTCAAGTCGTACTTCCTGGTCGGCGCCGAGCGCGATGACCTGCTGCAGATCGGCATGATCGGTCTGTGGGAAGCCATCACCGACTACCGCGCTGACCGCCACACGTCGTTCGCCTGCTTCGCCAAGGTCTGCATTCAGCGCCAGATGATCTCGGCCATCAAGGCTGCCACCCGGCAGAAGCAGGCGCCGCTGAACTCCTCCGTCTCCCTGGAAGCCCCCCCCAGCGGCGACAGTGAGGACCGCGCGCTGTCCGAGGTGCTCACCTGCAAGCCCGAGGTGGACCCCGAGACCATCGTGCTGGGCAAAGAGGGCGAGCGCCTGTTGCAGGAGACGCTGCGCGAGGAGCTTTCGCCGTTCGAGTGGCGGGTCCTCACCGAGTACCGCACCGGCAAGTCCTACCGCGAGATGGCGGAGAAGCTGGACTGCAAGGTCAAGTCCATAGATAACGCTCTGTCGCGGATCCGGCGCAAGCTGCCCCAGGTCGCCCCGGAGCAGGTGCAGAGACTGCGAGCGCACACCGCCTGA
- a CDS encoding Hsp20/alpha crystallin family protein: MSLIRWYRPGRRMPAVWDQMEQMARDMSRFMPWAEEGDAHQLGIPVDVYESDDEVIVKAEVPGIRKEDLEINLQDNVLTIRGQTKQEEEVKEEGYYRKELRTGSFYRAVTLPAEVKQDGITATCENGVCTIKAPKAKEEKIGKKIEVH; the protein is encoded by the coding sequence ATGTCGCTGATCCGATGGTATCGCCCCGGACGCAGGATGCCTGCCGTGTGGGATCAGATGGAGCAGATGGCCAGGGACATGAGCCGTTTCATGCCCTGGGCTGAGGAGGGGGACGCCCACCAGTTGGGCATACCCGTGGATGTCTACGAGAGCGATGACGAGGTCATCGTCAAGGCTGAGGTGCCGGGCATCAGGAAGGAAGACCTGGAGATCAACCTGCAGGACAATGTCCTCACCATACGCGGCCAGACGAAGCAGGAGGAAGAGGTCAAGGAAGAGGGCTACTACCGCAAGGAGCTGCGCACGGGCAGCTTCTACCGCGCGGTCACGCTGCCCGCGGAGGTCAAGCAGGACGGGATCACCGCCACCTGTGAGAACGGCGTCTGCACCATCAAGGCCCCCAAGGCCAAGGAAGAGAAGATCGGCAAGAAGATCGAGGTGCACTAG
- a CDS encoding DUF2148 domain-containing protein produces the protein MALVINPEAEAVVEVARLMCIAARTAPKACGIDQIVTAIVATPEDREALAAEMRRCAEEFSAPFFARDAQNLTNSDACVIIGTKLDRRHVPGCDLCGFPGCEASEQAGARCALMVGDLGIALGSAASVAMDHRVDNRIMYTIGRAAVRLGLLGPEVALAHGLPLSVRGKSIYFDRK, from the coding sequence ATGGCCCTTGTCATCAACCCGGAGGCGGAGGCCGTCGTTGAGGTCGCCCGCCTCATGTGCATTGCGGCGCGCACGGCCCCCAAGGCCTGCGGCATAGACCAGATCGTCACTGCCATCGTGGCCACACCTGAAGACAGGGAGGCGCTGGCGGCCGAGATGCGGCGTTGCGCGGAGGAGTTCAGTGCACCGTTCTTCGCCCGCGATGCGCAGAACCTGACCAACTCGGACGCCTGCGTGATCATCGGCACCAAGCTGGACCGGCGGCATGTCCCGGGCTGCGACCTGTGCGGCTTCCCGGGCTGCGAAGCCAGCGAACAGGCCGGGGCCCGCTGCGCCCTGATGGTGGGCGATCTGGGCATCGCGCTCGGGTCGGCGGCGTCGGTGGCGATGGACCACCGCGTAGACAACCGGATCATGTACACAATCGGTAGAGCTGCGGTGCGCTTGGGGCTCTTGGGGCCGGAGGTGGCGCTGGCGCACGGCCTGCCGCTGTCGGTGCGAGGCAAGAGCATCTACTTTGACCGGAAATAG
- a CDS encoding endonuclease/exonuclease/phosphatase family protein, translating into MSHRNRNSGGTTPTPRARRTFWGCTRVWCLLWTVLAGLYLLAVLILEHAVSDSFVPAYVARYAPQLLFVLPVGVPLFFAVICWRKRLIWANLALIAVGVGVLMPPSFPTHRLRTQPAERIRVATWNVHEDFRNAAALGVALAEQEPQIVCLQEARRDTFATVLRGAETAHTHEVTTLTTGHIEAERAIRLGPYPNYRWGLETKIKLPQGTLTVLNVHFLTAFTGRTIRRHRYDLGGFLQRTAAARRLEAEAVQEWLEHTKGPRLVVGDFNSPPGSDPYRHIAAATTDAFDVCGLGWGYTYRRDHPMIRIDQVFCSPEVTPVRLRGVRGGLSDHLLVVADIVLPQ; encoded by the coding sequence ATGAGCCATCGAAACCGCAACAGCGGGGGGACGACGCCGACGCCGCGCGCGCGGCGCACATTCTGGGGTTGTACACGTGTCTGGTGCCTGCTGTGGACGGTGCTGGCAGGCCTGTACCTGCTGGCCGTCCTCATCCTCGAGCACGCCGTGAGCGACAGCTTCGTGCCGGCCTATGTGGCGCGCTACGCGCCGCAGTTGCTGTTCGTACTCCCGGTGGGCGTCCCCCTGTTCTTCGCGGTCATCTGCTGGCGCAAACGCCTGATATGGGCGAACCTGGCGCTCATCGCCGTGGGGGTCGGGGTGCTCATGCCCCCCTCCTTCCCAACGCACCGCCTGCGTACTCAGCCCGCCGAGCGCATCCGTGTGGCGACCTGGAACGTCCATGAGGACTTCAGGAACGCGGCGGCCCTGGGCGTGGCTCTGGCCGAGCAGGAGCCGCAGATCGTGTGCCTGCAGGAGGCACGGCGCGACACCTTCGCCACCGTCCTGCGCGGCGCGGAGACGGCGCACACGCACGAAGTGACGACCCTCACGACGGGTCACATCGAGGCTGAGAGGGCCATCCGTCTGGGACCCTATCCGAACTACCGGTGGGGCCTGGAGACGAAGATCAAGCTGCCCCAGGGGACGCTGACCGTGCTCAACGTCCACTTTCTGACCGCGTTCACGGGGCGCACGATCCGGCGCCACCGGTACGACCTGGGGGGCTTCCTGCAGCGCACCGCTGCAGCGCGGCGCCTGGAGGCGGAGGCGGTGCAGGAGTGGCTCGAGCACACGAAGGGGCCCCGCCTGGTGGTGGGGGACTTCAACAGCCCTCCGGGGAGCGATCCGTACCGGCACATTGCCGCGGCGACGACGGACGCCTTTGACGTGTGCGGGCTGGGCTGGGGGTACACCTATCGTCGCGACCACCCGATGATCCGCATTGACCAAGTCTTCTGCAGCCCGGAGGTCACGCCGGTGCGGCTGCGCGGCGTGCGCGGAGGCCTCTCGGATCACCTGCTGGTGGTGGCGGACATCGTCCTGCCCCAATGA
- a CDS encoding deoxyguanosinetriphosphate triphosphohydrolase, translating into MTIRERTEQWEREHLSPYAQLSAESRGRRVPEQPDPVRTDYQRDRDRIIHLCRAFRRLAHKTQVFISPHEDHLRTRLTHTLDVSQIGRTIAKALRLNEELTEAIALAHDVGHTPFGHSGEAALDEAYRRYDPEGGFNHYEHSLRVVDELERDGSGLNLTVETRLGIVQHSKGESDLAEVLAGSDQGGAGEMTLEAMIIRLSDRIAYLNHDLDDCLRAGLLTQDDVPPDVLRVLGYRHGQRVGRMVTDVIDQSLDQPRVTMGPEMIEATDALRRFMFDQVYYRPELMNEVRKVRGIIGGLFEVYMTNDAALFEATGLVPDDTRRRARAVTDYIAGMTDRFARAQYVQHFLPTGYPF; encoded by the coding sequence ATGACCATCCGCGAACGCACCGAGCAGTGGGAGCGTGAGCACCTCAGCCCGTACGCGCAGCTCAGCGCTGAGAGCCGCGGCCGGCGCGTGCCCGAACAGCCCGATCCCGTCCGCACCGACTACCAGCGCGATCGCGACCGCATCATCCACCTCTGTCGCGCCTTCCGCCGCCTCGCGCACAAGACACAGGTCTTTATCTCGCCGCACGAAGACCACTTGCGCACGCGCCTGACCCACACGCTCGACGTGTCGCAGATCGGCCGCACCATCGCGAAGGCACTGCGCCTGAATGAGGAGCTGACCGAGGCCATCGCGCTGGCCCATGACGTCGGCCACACCCCCTTCGGCCATTCCGGTGAGGCCGCGCTGGACGAAGCCTACCGCCGCTACGACCCGGAGGGCGGCTTCAACCACTACGAGCACAGCCTGCGCGTGGTAGACGAGCTGGAGCGCGACGGGTCGGGCCTGAACCTGACCGTCGAGACGCGCCTGGGCATCGTGCAGCACAGCAAGGGCGAGTCAGACCTGGCCGAGGTGCTCGCAGGCTCCGACCAGGGCGGGGCAGGCGAGATGACGCTCGAAGCGATGATCATCCGCCTGTCGGACCGTATCGCCTACCTGAACCACGACCTGGACGATTGCCTCCGGGCGGGCCTGCTGACCCAGGATGATGTGCCGCCCGACGTGCTGCGGGTGTTGGGCTACCGGCACGGCCAGCGCGTGGGGCGCATGGTCACCGACGTGATTGACCAGAGCCTCGACCAGCCGCGGGTCACCATGGGTCCCGAGATGATCGAGGCGACCGACGCCCTGCGCCGGTTCATGTTCGACCAGGTCTACTACCGGCCCGAGCTGATGAATGAGGTCAGGAAGGTGCGCGGCATCATTGGGGGCCTGTTCGAGGTCTACATGACCAATGACGCGGCGCTCTTCGAGGCCACCGGGCTGGTCCCCGACGACACGCGACGGCGCGCCCGCGCCGTCACCGACTACATCGCCGGCATGACCGACCGCTTCGCCCGCGCCCAGTACGTCCAGCACTTCCTGCCCACCGGCTATCCCTTCTGA